Proteins encoded within one genomic window of Arachis ipaensis cultivar K30076 chromosome B08, Araip1.1, whole genome shotgun sequence:
- the LOC107612966 gene encoding probable alpha-mannosidase At5g13980, which translates to MMVATSTMESLLCSCLCVLVLLGCLISSTESKYIKYNTSSNIVPGKLNVHLVAHTHDDVGWLKTVDQYYVGSNNSIQGACVQNVLDSLVPALLADKNRRFIYVEQAFFQRWWREQSEAVQNIVKQLVNSGQLEFINGGMVMHDEATTHYIDMIDQTTLGHHFIKEEFGKTPRIGWQIDPFGHSAVQAYLLSAQVGFDSLFFARIDYQDRAKRKDEKSLEVVWQASKSLGSSQQIFSGAFPKNYEPPANFYYEVNDDSPIVQDDVNLFDYNVPERVNEFVAAAISQANITRTNHIMWTMGTDFKYQYAHTWFRQLDKFIHYVNQDGRVHALYSTPSIYTDAKHAANEAWPIKTEDYFPYADVENGYWTGYFTSRPAIKGYVRFSSGYYLAARQLEYFKGKSGLGPKTDSLADALAIAQHHDAVSGTEKQHVANDYAKRLSIGYTEAEKVVAASLSYLTDAPKTGRQIKFQQCPLLNISYCPASETDFSNGKDLVVVVYNPLGWKREDVIRIPVVSEYVVVRDSSGKQIQSQLLPILDTFIGLRKYYTAAYLGVSSTVKPKYWLAFSATVPPLGFSTYYVSKAKQAATISDTYTPYKSRNQKDTIEVGPGNLKLIYSEKEAKLTEYINSKSKVKESIDQAYKYYSSYGDDGTQTSQPSGAYIFRPNGSSVPIKSDRKSPLTVFRGPIVHEVHQKISSWIYQVVLNFTKISLIQVGPIPTDDGVGKEIATEITTSVASSKTFYTDSNGRDFIERIRDYRKDWKLQVNQPVAGNYYPINLGIYLKDKSKELSILVDRSVGGSSIKDGQLELMVHRRLLVDDSRGVGEPLNETVCIHDKCAGLTVLGKYYFKIDPVGDGARWRRSFGQEIYSPFLLAFTESEGNWGDSHVTTFSGINPSYSLPDNIAVITLQDLGDGKVLLRLAHLYEVGEDKYLSAKATVELKKVFHNKQVIKISEMSLSANQERAEMERKRLAWKVKGSTQEPHISRGGPVDPQKLVVELAPMEIRTFIISFKH; encoded by the exons ATGATGGTGGCTACTTCGACAATGGAGAGTCTACTGTGTTCCTGTTTGTGTGTTTTGGTGTTGTTGGGGTGTTTGATTTCATCAACGGAATCAAAGTACATAAAGTACAACACAAGTTCAAACATTGTTCCTGGGAAGCTGAATGTTCACTTGGTTGCTCACACTCATGATGATGTTGGTTGGTTGAAGACCGTTGATCAGTACTATGTCGGTTCCAATAACTCAATCCAG GGAGCGTGCGTTCAAAATGTGCTGGATTCGCTTGTGCCAGCATTGTTGGCGGACAAGAATCGCAGGTTTATATATGTTGAACAG GCATTTTTCCAGCGTTGGTGGAGAGAACAAAGTGAAGCTGTTCAGAACATAGTCAAACAGCTGGTCAACTCTGGTCAATTGGAGTTCAT AAATGGGGGCATGGTTATGCATGATGAGGCTACTACACATTACATTGACATGATTGATCAAACAACACTTGGACACCATTTCATCAAAGAAGAATTTGGTAAAACCCCAAGAATAGGATGGCAAATCGATCCGTTTGGACATTCGGCGGTGCAGGCATACTTGTTGAGTGCACAG GTTGGGTTTGATTCCCTATTCTTTGCGCGGATCGATTACCAAGACAGAGCTAAGAGGAAAGATGAAAAATCTCTTGAAGTTGTGTGGCAGGCCTCTAAGAGCCTTGGTTCATCTCAACAA ATATTTTCAGGTGCATTCCCTAAGAACTATGAACCTCCTGCTAATTTCTACTACGAAGTAAATGATGATTCTCCAATTGTACAG GATGATGTCAATTTGTTTGACTACAATGTCCCTGAACGTGTAAATGAGTTCGTCGCAGCAGCGATATCTCAG GCGAATATTACGCGAACCAATCATATAATGTGGACAATGGGGACAGATTTCAAGTACCAATATGCACATACCTGGTTTCGCCAATTGGATAAGTTTATTCACTATGTTAATCAA GATGGCCGGGTTCATGCCCTCTACTCAACCCCATCGATATATACTGATGCGAAACATGCTGCTAATGAGGCCTGGCCAATCAAGACAGAAGACTACTTTCC GTATGCTGATGTGGAAAATGGCTATTGGACGGGGTATTTTACAAGTAGGCCAGCTATCAAAGGCTATGTTAGATTCTCAAGTGGCTACTACTTG GCAGCAAGGCAGTTAGAGTATTTTAAAGGGAAGAGTGGCTTAGGTCCAAAAACTGATTCTTTGGCTGATGCTTTGGCTATTGCTCAACACCACGACGCAGTATCCGGTACAGAAAAGCAGCATGTGGCTAATGATTATGCGAAACGGCTTTCAATAGGCTATACAGAG GCTGAGAAGGTTGTTGCAGCATCACTTTCTTACTTGACAGATGCACCAAAAACTGGTCGTCAGATTAAATTTCAACAG TGTCCACTTCTGAACATAAGTTATTGTCCTGCGTCGGAAACTGACTTCTCGAATGGAAAAGACCTG GTTGTAGTTGTTTACAATCCACTTGGATGGAAAAGAGAGGATGTAATAAGGATCCCT GTTGTAAGCGAATATGTTGTTGTTCGAGATTCAAGTGGAAAACAAATCCAATCACAGCTGCTACCAATACTTGATACTTTTATTGGTTTGAGAAAGTACTACACTGCAGCATACCTGGGAGTATCTTCAACTGTAAAACCTAAATACTGGCTTGCATTTTCGGCTACTGTCCCGCCACTCGGTTTTAGCACTTACTATGTATCTAAAGCTAAACAAGCAG CTACTATTTCAGATACATATACACCATACAAATCAAGGAATCAGAAGGATACAATTGAAGTTGGTCCAGGAAACTTGAAACTGATTTATTCCGAGAAGGAAGCAAAACTCACTGAATACATCAACAGCAAAAGCAAG GTCAAAGAATCCATAGACCAGGCATACAAATATTATTCTTCATATGGAGATGATGGAACACAAACTTCTCAG CCTTCCGGTGCATATATTTTTCGCCCCAATGGTTCATCAGTTCCAATCAAATCAGACAGAAAG TCTCCTCTCACAGTCTTCCGGGGGCCAATTGTGCATGAAGTTCATCAGAAGATTAGCTCATGGATATACCAGGTAGTACTTAACTTT ACAAAAATCTCTTTGATTCAGGTTGGACCTATACCTACTGATGATGGAGTTGGTAAAGAAATTGCAACAGAGATTACAACAAGTGTAGCAAGTAGCAAAACCTTTTACACCGATTCCAATGGACGCGATTTCATCGAAAGG ATTCGAGACTATAGAAAAGACTGGAAATTGCAAGTAAATCAACCTGTTGCTGGAAATTATTACCCT ATCAACCTTGGGATTTACCtgaaagataaaagtaaagaGCTCTCTATATTGGTAGATAGGTCTGTGGGGGGATCCAGCATCAAAGATGGGCAATTAGAACTAATGGTTCATAG GAGATTGCTTGTAGATGATTCTAGAGGCGTTGGCGAGCCGCTGAATGAAACAGTTTGCATCCATGATAAGTGTGCCGGATTAACT GTACTAGGGAAGTACTATTTCAAGATTGATCCTGTAGGAGACGGTGCGAGATGGCGTCGATCATTTGGTCAGGAGATATACTCGCCGTTTCTATTAGCCTTCACAGAG AGTGAAGGTAACTGGGGAGACTCTCATGTTACAACTTTCTCAGGAATAAATCCATCATACAGCTTGCCAGATAACATTGCAGTCATAACCCTTCAG GATCTAGGTGATGGAAAAGTTCTCCTAAGGCTTGCACACTTATATGAG GTTGGCGAGGACAAGTATCTCTCAGCTAAGGCAACTGTAGAACTCAAAAAGGTGTTCCACAACAAACAG GTTATCAAAATAAGTGAGATGAGCTTATCTGCAAACCAAGAAAGAGCAGAAATGGAGAGGAAGAGATTGGCATGGAAAGTCAAAGGATCAACTCAAGAACCACATATTTCAAGGGGAGGACCAGTTGATCCACAAAAGCTTGTTGTAGAGCTTGCTCCAATGGAAATAAGGACCTTTATTATAAGTTTCAAGCATTAA